One Drosophila kikkawai strain 14028-0561.14 chromosome 3L, DkikHiC1v2, whole genome shotgun sequence genomic window carries:
- the Rh7 gene encoding opsin, ultraviolet-sensitive: METIILSTLPTLTTDAAGSSSFWLTGALSLSEILANSSDGPAASTTTTAETPSTASSAVNVGKDHDKHVNDSVSTALSNYSSYPGYIHYRDKYDLSYIAKVNPFWLQFEPPRSSTFLVMAALYCLISVVGCVGNAFVIFMFANRKSLRTPANILVMNLAICDFLMLVKCPIAIYNNIKEGPALGDAACRLYGFVGGLSGTCAIGTLTAIALDRYNVVVHPLQPLRRCSRLRSYLIILLIWCYSFLFAVMPALDIGLSVYVPEGFLTTCSFDYLNKETPARIFMALFFVAAYAIPLTTIVYSYFYILKVVFTASRIQSNKDKAKTEQKLAFIVAAIIGLWFLAWSPYAVVAMMGVFGLEQHITPLGSMIPALFCKTAACVDPYLYAATHPRFRVEVRMLFYGRGILRRVSTTRSSYMTRSRSSFTHRLRTSTTGGAAGEGDHRMETYLMNNNLMMVPEETEENEEIVVVAEINNSVSSVMEQSKF; encoded by the exons ATGGAGACCATCATCCTGTCGACGCTGCCCACACTGACGACGGATGCGGCTGGCAGCAGCAGTTTTTGGCTAACTGGAGCCCTTTCCCTCTCCGAGATTCTGGCCAATTCGAGTGACGGCCCTGCCGCCAGCACAACCACGACGGCAGAGACTCCGTCGACGGCCTCCTCAGCGGTGAATGTGGGCAAGGACCACGACAAGCACGTGAATGACAGCGTCTCCACGGCACTAAG TAATTATAGTTCATATCCCGGTTACATCCACTACCGCGATAAATACGACCTGAGCTACATCGCCAAGGTAAATCCTTTTTGGCTGCAATTCGAGCCGCCGCGTTCGAGCACTTTTCTGGTGATGGCCGCCCTCTACTGCCTCATCTCGGTGGTGGGATGCGTGGGCAATGCATTCGTCATCTTCATGTTCGCCAACCGCAAGTCACTGCGCACTCCGGCCAATATTCTGGTGATGAACCTGGCCATCTGTGACTTCCTGATGCTCGTCAAATGTCCGATTGCCATATACAACAACATCAAGGAAGGTCCGGCTCTGGGAGATGCAG CCTGTCGCCTGTACGGATTTGTTGGCGGTCTGAGTGGGACCTGCGCCATTGGAACACTCACCGCCATCGCTCTGGACCGATACAATGTGGTGGTCCATCCACTGCAGCCCTTGAGACGCTGCTCCCGCCTGCGCTCCTACCTGATTATCCTGCTGATCTGGTGCTACAGCTTCCTGTTCGCTGTGATGCCGGCTCTGGACATCGGGCTGTCGGTTTATGTACCCGAAGGTTTCCTGACCACCTGCAGCTTTGATTACCTAAACAAGGAGACGCCGGCCCGCATCTTCATGGCTTTGTTTTTCGTAGCAGCTTACGCCATTCCGCTGACCACCATCGTGTACTCCTACTTTTACATCCTGAAGGTGGTCTTCACGGCAAGCCGGATTCAATCAAACAAGGATAAGGCTAAAACGGAGCAGAAGCTGGCCTTCATTGTGGCAGCCATTATAGGATTGTGGTTTCTGGCTTGGTCGCCCTACGCCGTTGTGGCCATGATGGGTGTCTTCGGTCTGGAGCAGCACATCACTCCGCTGGGATCCATGATTCCGGCGCTTTTCTGCAAGACGGCAGCCTGCGTAGACCCTTACCTCTACGCTGCCACTCACCCCCGGTTTCGCGTCGAAGTGCGTATGCTTTTCTACGGACGCGGAATCCTCAGGAGGGTATCCACCACCAGATCATCGTACATGACCCGATCGAGGTCGTCTTTTACCCACAGACTACGCACCTCTACCACGGGTGGGGCCGCAGGCGAGGGAGATCACCGCATGGAGACCTATCTGATGAACAATAACCTGATGATGGTGCCCGAGGAGACGGAGGAGAACGAGGAGATAGTTGTGGTGGCCGAGATCAACAATTCGGTGAGCAGTGTCATGGAGCAGAGTAAGTTCTAA
- the LOC108073864 gene encoding uncharacterized protein — MFDITWLPTACGSLAPALIPPAHIVILWYFWENYARYVDRHFCTCSCWDTVFKGPYESGVAAYKHMYFNATPNSFKMWILTVFAVIALYECIKRLIALILQQRVRYSMLLLFLLSIFSHYYAWWAYINYYNDDYYNQWNHQLFFTVTELFSTVLVMHLANATNVVTPKKVFCIVGIALLHILASSFDQFFMNVVRGEGYAHQIVRDIGFMVPDLLQLFVPVWLLRQARRECYTTRPFHRDRKLHRDIVAMLCLVSLLFVICTVL, encoded by the exons ATGTTCGACATTACATGGCTGCCCACCGCCTGCGGCTCGCTGGCCCCGGCCCTCATTCCGCCGGCCCACATCGTCATCTTGTGGTACTTCTGGGAGAACTATGCCCGCTACGTGGACAGGCACTTCTGCACCTGCTCGTGCTGGGACACCGTCTTCAAGGGACCCTACGAGTCCGGAGTGGCCGCCTACAAGCATATGTACTTCAATGCCACTCCCAATAGCTTTAAGATGTGGATCCTGACTGTGTTCGCCGTGATTGCCCTGTACGAGTGCATCAAGCGGCTAATCGCCCTGATCCTGCAGCAGCGTGTGCGGTACTCGATGCTCCTGCTCTTCCTGCTGTCCATCTTCTCGCACTACTATGCCTGGTGGGCGTACATCAACTACTACAACGACGACTACTACAATCAGTGGAATCACCAGCTCTTCTTTACG GTGACTGAGCTTTTCTCCACCGTCCTGGTGATGCATCTGGCCAACGCGACAAACGTGGTCACGCCGAAGAAGGTATTCTGTATCGTTGGCATCGCCCTGCTGCACATTTTGGCCAGCAGTTTTGACCAGTTCTTTATGAATGTGGTGCGCGGCGAGGGATATGCCCACCAGATAGTCCGCGACATAGGATTCATGGTTCCGGATTTGCTGCAACTTTTCGTGCCCGTTTGGCTGCTGAGACAGGCGCGGCGGGAGTGTTACACCACGCGACCGTTTCATCGGGACAGGAAACTGCATCGGGATATTGTGGCCATGCTGTGCCTCGTGTCGCTGCTCTTTGTCATCTGCACTGTTTTGTGA